In Telopea speciosissima isolate NSW1024214 ecotype Mountain lineage chromosome 10, Tspe_v1, whole genome shotgun sequence, the DNA window TCCCACCTTCAGGCCTCAATTTCACCAACTTCTCTTCATTCCATACGGTTCTCTGCACAAGGTATGCTCTCTTTGTGTGTGATTTCGTACACCTTGAAAAAGCCTGGATTTATGAATTACCAagtaaaggaaacaaaaattccattgaaaagagtgataaaaaaactaccaattatgttGGTGGAAGTGAATCTTTGGTGCTATTTTGGGTGAGAAGGGaatcaaacaaggaaaatgcTGTTAGAATTCAAGAAGGAAAGACATAAAAGCACCGCCGAAATAAGaagcagaaagaaaataatCGGATCTTTCATCTTATCTCATCTATTgacagataaaaattcaaaagtcgataaacaaataaaacaaaaagaaaatttaaatacaGAATCTCTGCAATCGCATTGAATTccgtcttctccttcaatctctctctttctctctagtcTCTCCTTCCCGAAATTGATTGCCCCTCGGTCGGAGAAACCAAAGGGCTCCTTCCgcctctctgtttcttcttctttcttatttttctctggCAATTATGGAGAAGATGATTTAGATGAAAGACATAAATATAAACGTGGGTAACCGAGAGGTTCACGGTGTTTTTTCTTATGTGAGCGGGACGAGGTTGCTACTGGTTCggtttctaatgttttagtccTACCGCAGCAACCTTTGGTGATCTTTTACCAATCGGtatcccttctttctcctctaatctcttcttatttgtttgtggtGGCGGCGGGCTGCAGTGGTGGCGGTGATGGAGGCAGCGGCAGcgcagtggtggcggtggtggtggtgcaggcAATGGAGTAGGAAAGATATGagtgttttaggttgaagatgatgagaaaGGTAGAATTGAAAAAgcagttttaatttgttattctgTGATTCCTACGTGATAGAACAAGAGATGCTCCAGCGTGTTCAAGCAGAGCACTGGAAGATTGAAATCAACACCTTCTCGCTGTGCTCTTCACGCGGTAATGGAAGCTATGATGATGAACCCATCTGCTTTCGGTCTTTGCAAGGCGTGAATTTAAAGTTTTAGGGAATAAGAgttcgaggaggaggaggcggcgaagtggtggcggtggagaaGGAGGCAGCggcgtggtggtggtggtggtggcggcggtggaggaggaaagaaatgagtgttttaaggttgaagatgatgaaaagggtgtCATTGTAATTCAACTTGTGTtgttttagaacaagggtaatattgtcttttcaaatcattaacttacagcaaactaacaccgtcagccataaggggtcaaaatgtaaggtggAAAAATCAAGCGGtggtgtaattagggcaaagtacaggggaggcatatgtaatttaccctattatTAATGTTACCCAACTGACGTACCATGCAATTAGAAGGCCACATGTTTATGGACATTATGTCAAAGAGGCTGGGGCCTGTTTCGTGCAAAAGTTTTTATGGCAAAATACACTTTTTGGGTGATAGCTCTCATTGGGTACGAAAGTACAAGGTGAGTTTGTGGTTGGGAATGGCATTTGCGTGTGTTTTTGGGATCTCGGAAACAAGAAAGGAGAATGGGAGATGGGAAAGAAGAAAGGTTTGGGCACATCTCAAGCAATAGTCAAAGGTAGGAGATATGAAAACTGTTTTCTCGGCCATTATGGTAGTGAGGCTTTCTCTTTCTAGATGGTGGATAAGCTGCGAGGCTTAATTTGGGCCAATCAGGATTGCTGAATTAGCATCCTAAGGGTCAAGTAAATTGGCCAAAGGTTAGACACATCAGCACCTACAACAGCCAATACAGCCTCTTGACCTGTGACAAGTCCAGGTATGTTCTCTTTGTCCAATGGATACTCCAGCTCCCgtcacggctggaggagagccaggtccAGGATTCACCCACAGATCTACCGTCATATTACATACCACCCTATATGTTAGAGGTGCAAAATGTCCTCGACTGTTCCCAGACACTCATCGAATCACAATGATGGCCATTAGTGAAGGAATTCCTCTTGACCATGGGTGAGGGGAAATTCATTCCTCCCACTAATGTAATGCACTCTCACTGTAAGAATTTCATGGTgacatttgatttttataaCCATTTATCATTTCTGTTACGCCGCAACTCAGATGAGACTGACAATTTGTAAACGGAAAGGCTCCATGGTTTTctattcacatgtcaagtttctgCCAAATCGGAGTTGTTCACATTGTATGACAAACAATATAGGGTGCAAGGGGCTATATGAGAGTGCATGGGATTACATGAGAAGATATGCCATTATATGGaagggtaaatgattgaatttaaatctgaaatttatcATGTGGTCAATCTAGATTATTTCCTagatatccaatggtcaaaTTCACTACATCACTCTTTCAAGAGGCAGAATGAAAACCATGGTTACAATGCATTTGTCAatggtgacaacaagattttcccttaaTAGATTATGAATTTGCACAGAATAGAAAATAGGCTTGAAAATTTGAAACTGAACTAGAATGTTTTGTTTGAATGTGCAATGAAATGAGAGAGTATCCTTCTAAGTTCCATAGAATGGAAATAGCGAGTGAATTGAACTGAACTTACACTGCTTTGGATAGGTTGCTAGTTTTCAGTTGGTCACATTTTGGTAAAAGTAGTTTATACTAAGTAGGGTACagaaatttgtttaaaaataaatctaaataaAGTGAGGAAAAggtccatcaaaaaaaaaaaaaagtgaggaaaagatggagttaataaaaccattacataGGCTTAAGAAAGTGAACGATGCATTCAGAACACAAGCCATGAAGTATACAATGATAGTAATCCCAAGGGACGCAAAAGAGTGGAAAAAGGCAAAAGGAAAATTGAAGTAGAGAGGGAGAACAAGTTCAAAACAAATGAGGGTAAAGGTGAAAGAATTTGTAAAAGAATAGAGAAGTATCATAttagttgggttgggtttggatTGGTCTTGTACAGGTTGTGCGGGTATGGATTTGGTGCTGATTTAGACTGGCTGGCTACGGTTTGGGTACAAATGCTAAATTAACTTATTGCATTCTTATTTGTCATGCAATGTCAATTCAAACAACCATTCCAACATATAATTTTCTGGTATAACAGATTGGTTAAATTCCAGCATTCAAATTGAtgtaaattaaaacaaaacaacCAATTGGCACTAAAAATAGAGATTTCCTATGTTTGATCTGCACAACCAATAAAATGAGTTCAGAAACAATCATTTTTTCAACTCCCAAAGGACACATAATTAAATCAGCACCAGAAAAGaaaatctgagagagagagagcattaaAATCAGGTTTAGAGCTTACAGATTAGAAACTCAAGCAGGAGGATCAGAAATGAAGTCCTTCAGCATCTGGAATTCATAGTAAGATTAGAAGACAAAGGGAAGACAGGGTAAGAATGATGTTCTTCCTCCCAACTGTTGGATTCCTCTGTCTTCCTCTCCCTGCAAATGAAGCTTTTGTTTCTGGTTTTTACGAATACTTTTGTATTGGATAAACTGGCGTTGAGGAACACAGAGTTATAGATGCAGTTTTCACCAGGCAAGCGAACAAATTTTCTTCTTGGAGAGAGGGGAACACGAAGAGCTATGGGGAGAGAAAGAAGTACTCTCCAAAAGGCACACCAATCACCCAAGGAgtgaaaatgggagaaaataaaattgaaggGTAAAAGTGGAATGCTAAAAATGAGAGTAGACGAAGTtcaaaaaaaccttttttataTGGTGCACAGATAACAACTAAGATTTCAATTCATTTGAGTTATGCACTTGGGTCTTTTTATCCAACATAGGGAATAGTGTAACTCATATCTCAGTTGAAATAAAATCTACCAACATTCACTGATGAAAAGCTAGAGTTatcaaccaaaccagccatgagTGCACTACCaaacaacacccccccccccaaccaaggggggagaaaaacaagaaaagaagatagatGCAGACCTTAAGGTTTGCTAAGAAACCAAGCAACAAGGGACCATCACATACTGCCCCAAATCACACCCAAAACTGCAAACTGGGTATTCATCCATCCTCAAAAAAGTTTTAAGCCCAGCTCCATATACACCCGTTTGACCTGTAAAAGATCATAAAGCAGATTAtgttttccctttccctttccctttccctttccccttcccctcccacTTCCACTTCCACGTCTCTGGCCTCGTACTGAGAATCATCTTGATTCCCTACTACAAGTATCCATTCCTTTCCCAAAAAGGCATAGCAAAGCACCAAAATTTTCAATCATTTTATCAGCATTAGAGGCACCTTCCCTATGAAGTCTGTCCCGCCCTTCTGGCTTTTTGAAGAATTGACAGTCCTCTTCATTCTCTCCGTCTTGGTTCTTGTCTCCATACTCTATTGATTCACCGCTCAAAGCATAACCCAGATATTAGTCAAGCCAATAAAGTGATGGTAATAACTTAATTATTGCAGTAGAGAGATGATGGAACATTACTGGGCAGGAATTGGAAATAACTCCGAGCACCATTTGCTGAAGCTGAAGTTGAATTCGTCTCtgccaaaaaaaacacaataaaaagTTTCAAAACTCCACGCATTGGTGAGTATATAATCAAGTTTAAAGTTGTTTCATGGGATTAcatatttgataaaaaaatatcaggaaattaaatttaaaaaggaaaagaattcaATCACTTCAGTGGGAAATCCACTCAACTTTTTACCCGTCCACATCTCTTTCGTCAATGCCATGGACAGGCAGAAGCTCGCATGTTTCATCACTGACAAGTGGGGAAAAAGAGTGTAACCAAAGAGCAATCATGAAGTAGAAAGAGGCAGTTGATGTGAGAAGAGAAGCAGCATTCCATAATCCATATTCATCCTACTTTCTACTGTAATTTTTCATAGGAGAAAGGTTCCAAAGGACCAGGCCTCAGGAGTTACTAGAATGGTTTTAAGGCAATAACAAAGATTGTACAATGCCTTGCAATCTGACAGAATATCAACTCCAGAAATCATCAGACTACAGTTGACAGAAGAATGAAAAGTTGGTAATTTACAAATAAAACCTATATGAAAGTAAAGCTTCAAGGGCACTTCACAAAAAGACCTTACTTTTAGGGCTGAAGAGTACTGTCAACACAAATCATGCTCAGGTTGATTGCAGCAGTTTTCTCTACTAAAAGAGCTAGTAACATACAACACATTCATCAGGTCAGTGAATTGATTACCAGCAACTAAGCACATCAGTCAGCTAAGCTTAGTCTCTAGCAAGGGCATTTACGTTGGGCTATAACAGAAGCTATAATTTTATCAGAATACATCTTATGTATGCCTTATAAAGACTTTGTATTTCTTACATCTTATTGTATACCATGTACTTTAGTCAACCTCAAGTCCTTTTAGCTCTCTGATGGTATCAATAGATTCAATAGGAGGATATCTGTACAAAAATTCTTCATTCACAAATTCTATTTTGATTTATAATAATCTAtgaaaagaaaggaggagtaatgtagtcctagataggtaggagacctactaggagccaaacaacaggatcaaataaaaaaaggggctgctggttcgaatggacagcactaggatttaggtcaattcctagggttagggttggatattgggaaaggggtttatagggtattaatgggcaggtctagggggtcaatatggtataaaaataataggatttgggaaggttttaaaattctgcagttctggacagaattgtgttgcaggttttgggtttcaatggagtgaaggaatggaggggataaagtgggagtttggggctgaaacttggatcgagtgtcaacaatgatgtaagggatgtatgctgaaagtttggtttgaaactgatggacagatttggagttatggaggtttcctagtagaagtaggagagaggggtaaaactgtaatttcagacaatcggctgggtggatggtgctgaaatttgaatcgagtctctcttagggtttgagaaagacttgatcaaatttttagcagattctaatggttagatttggctgggcagaattctcacgaaaatcaccttgtatgtgaccttctagaaggaagaagaatagttgcagaatttcttacttgttacaggtcttcaatggcaacaactttgaagatgaacaatggggtctcccgatcttcacaatgcaaggagataagtagcagccctcccgatcttcataatacaaggagtcgattggagatccaccaatcccttcaaccttgatattactcacaaggcaaccttgatattactcacaaggcacactcacgatggagcaaaggcagcaacaaaggcagcaagcataaagctaatttttattaatcaaattcgtatacaatgctggcctcccttacaaacttatatagaagactcaaaaatagacttagacattaaaaaggaatggcctaaccttatccctaatttattaggcaacttaaactgactaggaaactcaaatagactcaaaatagagtcctaatgacttaaaacaacttaaactacttaaaacaaagaagattccctagtagccaataggatataagaacctcttagccaataggatcacttcacttaaattagaccaattgaaccaattggatgcaaccaatttaaaccggttcaattaaaaacacaaaataaaaactaagtattggactaatcccgtatgcaacctatatacccctatttcaggcccactaaagtggcctaatacatagaaaacccttgggaacaaaggcctaacatatatatatcccaaccctacacttattcccaatgaaacaagccctatttgatgatgaatctgcatcaactctccccaacttgaaaaacttcgtcctcgaattttgtagtgatgagggggaatcaacatgcgatcagcagctttgaccatccccaaacagaatttcgGTGAAGcgggaacattggggataaagtcttcaatgcaTGGAgcgttctcttcaaagaaccatagtggcataacaaactctatgtgctcgacctcttcaagaacaacatcttggatgtcgatgatttcttgtggagtgttgtcaatcaccacttcatcttccatgtcctcagccttgtctactttgccctcttcagtagtttcttctaccattgtgtgttggacctccacatcaatttgatggccgagcttctcaaccatgatctcaactactggtgcagcttggtctacttgaatttctttagctataggttcttgaatctcttcaacacaaaccgcTTTAGTAGAATCTTTTGTTGGTACATCTGCCataggtgaaacttcaaacacagtcgacGTCACTTGCATTTTAGTTGACATGTTTGGCAGTCCttgtggctgtacagtcgatgtggtcacctttggttgtaatccttttagagtaaacaaatggtatagacgctatcgatcaggtaggacacacaaGTTGTTTtccggttcaatccaaccttgtcgctcgtccaaccaattgcaacctactgcaataaagatccttggagatggtaccggcttacaccaagcaccatcatgatatgaagaatacccaaattcaacacagactttacctgtaggctcgatgcaaatctctcctgattgggacaacatatccaccacggattgtgaaataatgttgttacgtctcctctcatcaacaactaagatggttgtgctcccattgggtagacgaacttgggtcttgaaaacgaagggaggtgggtctttcaaggcttggttggagctgccctccgccatagctttgataccacttaatgtagtcctagataggtaggagacctactaggagccaaacaacaggatcaaataaaaaaaggggctgctggttcgaatggacagcactaggatttaggtcaattcctagggttagggttggatattgggaaaggggtttatagggtattaatgggcaggtctaggaggtcaatatggtataaaaataataggatttgggaaggttttaaaattctgcagttctggacagaattgtgttgcaggttttgggttttaatgaagtgaaggaatggaggggataaagtgggagtttggggctaaaacttggatcgagtgtcaacaatgatgtaagacatgtatgctgaaagtttggtttgaaactgatggacagatttggagttatggaggtttcctagtagaagtaggagagaggggtaaaactgtaatttcagacaatcggctgggtggatggtgctgaaatttgaatcgagtctctcttagggtttgagaaagacttgatcaaatttttagcagattctaatggttagatttggctgggcagaattctcacgaaaatcaccttgtatgtgaccttctagaaggaagaagaatggttgcagaatttcttacttgttacaggtcttcaatggcaacaactttgaagatgaacaatggggtctcccgatcttcacaatgcaaggagataagtagcagccctcccgatcttcacaatgcaaagagtcgattggagatccaccaatcccttcaaccttgatattactcacaaggcaaccttgatattactcacaagacacactcacgatggagcaaaggcagcaacaaaggcagcaagcataaagctaatttttattaatcaaattcgtatacaatgctggcctcccttacaaacttatatagaagactcaaaaatagacttagacactaaaaaggaatggcctaaccttatccctaatttattaggcaacttaaactgactaggaaactcaaatagactcaaaatagagtcctaatgacttaaaacaacttaaactacttaaaataaagaagattccctagtagccaataggatataagaacctcttagccaataggatcacttcacttaaattagaccaattgaaccaattggatgcaaccaatttaaaccggttcaattaaaaacacaaaataaaaactaagtattgggctaatcccgtatgtaacctatatacccctatttcaggcccactaaagtggcctaatacatagaaaacccttgggaacaaaggcccaacacatatatatcccaaccctacacttattcccaatgaaacaagccctatttgatgatgaatctgtaTCAAGGAGACATTAGCAAGACAAAAGGATAAACAACTAAAAAGCATGGATGGCACTCCCTGACCTAAAATAACCAGGACTCACGAGTCACGCCAGACCAGCTAATGCAGTATACGTCAGCAATTtcttccccctcttttttttcccttcctcctctcttcctcttctcagtTCTTCCCACCCACCCCCCTTTACacccttcctcctcttcttctactcAGTTattcccacccctttttttttctttttttttgtctttttcccttcttcctcctcctccccttcttctggcctattgctttcttcttctagacCTGAACTCTACAGCTAACAGGTCCTATCTCTTCAATGCTCAATTCTATTCTGTTTTCTTCTACTTCTGATTTCttttactctcttcttctccaacccaTCAAGTCAAATTTAGTATTCAGTTTGTTTCCTGCTGAATATAGTTTCTGGAATCAAATCTGCGATTCAGAGTTCTGCTTGAATCGTATCTGAACTGCTTCTTAGATCTGATCATCAAAAACAGGGTTTGTCCTAGGCTATGCATATTTCAAATTCTGTTAAGTGCTAATTTTAAGTGTTCATTTCAagtatttgttttttcttcaaaatctgtTTGTCACTTGTAAGTTCTGATTTATGGTGGATTATGGTTTCTACTGGATGATGTTTCTGATTCACTGTTGATTGTTCaatttatttaataattaattttatgctTTATTTTATGAATGTTCAATTTAATGGTAATTGGTTTATTTGactcttttaatttatttataatgtttCTGATGTAGTTTTGTAGTCAGTGACTCATTGTTCTATCATATTGCATTGTTATGGCTTCTATAATTGATTTTCAATGTGCCATAAATATTGATTATTGATGTAACATACAAGGGGGATTATTTCATTGCTATATAAGATATAATGGATACATATAAATAGATGGTTCagatttatcttgtgatttccGGAAACATCACATTCCTTTGttgcttattattattaagcaACATAAAGTTAATGCAAAATAGTTGAAACACATAGTATGGCCTTTTCAACCTAGTCGGTGAAAAGACCAAATTGAATCAAAGCTCTATTTACACATGCCCAATCTAATTTTCTAGGTTCAATTGATTTGTTAAGAAAACATAActtaatgaagaataaaaaaacctCAGAATAGCAACAAATATTCTGCATGCTGATCAAGCATTTAAGAACATTTTAACATACATATAGCACAATGAACATCGTCTAAGAATAAAATGGTAAATGATACATATACAAGGGAAAATAGGGAGGCAAAATTTTATCTTACCTCTTTGCCAATCCAACAGCATTCCGGAGTGGGAGAAGGCTTCCAACATGAGTTATTGCCTCAAAACAGGGTGGAAGTCCTCGGATTCGAATATCCCTGAATTTTTTCTTCACAGGGTCATAGAAAACCAGACATTCACCTTTATACGACATCAAAAGTTCACCATTTTTCATCAATCTTAAAGGTTTAAAATGGCTACTGTCTCTGCCCGAATCTTTCGATGAGATGACATATTCTTTAGTCCAAGACCACTTTATTCCATATTCTTTCATTACCCATATCTCAAGCCGCCTATCGATTGAATAATCGAATAAACAGAGATGTTCCCCTAACACACCTAAATTCATTCTATCGCTCCGGCCACCGAGGATGAAGTCTGGCGGTGGCGGAACAACTCGGAATTCTTCCTTACCCAAATCAAAAGATACAATCAGTTCTCTATACTCATCCGTCATCCAATGAAGAGCTCCATTCACGAATGCAGGCGATGATTTTCCACGAAGTGCATATGGCACATCTCCAATATGTCTCCATTTACCCAAACTAAGTGAGTACACTTCGCCTTCCAATTTAAAAGTCGAAGTGCCACTTCCACACCCAAGATCAACTGAATGGAACAACATCCTTACCACCTTAAACTCATTAGCCACCTCATCATAGCCAAAACCGAATACAATGTCAATATCAGTACGCTTATCAGGCTTCGGAAGCGAAATGTATTCCCCTGTAACAGGATTGCAGACAAATCGAGGACCATAATACATTGGATCCGACAAACAGAGCAAGCCATTACAAGAACCCACAACATCAAACTCCTTCTTTGGAGAGGAAAACAGGGGATTAGCAAAAACAGCACGGCCATCAAGAGTATCATCAGGAGTATCATGTTGTAACAAGTAAAGCGGTGCATCAATGCAATACCTACCGTGAAGCAGAAGGCTGGGAGGAATATCACCTTGGGTTGCCCTATTATGGTGCATTTTGATAAAATGACGGATGTGAGTAATGCGACGCATATCCTTACACACGCTTCTGCACCTTGCGAGGGTCTTGATAGGTAATCGAGAAAGAATGTCGAATGCAACTTCCGAAGGGAGCTTCGACATCACTCCGATGTCCATTGGCTTCTCTATCTGTTCGTCCTCTTCTTTTTGGAGAATAGCCATCTCGTAGGTATAGTCATCgtcctcttcctcttcatcttcttcttcttcttcgtcatgGTAACCAGGGAGAGGGTAACCATAAAACTTAGCCCAGTGAGTCTGGTCACCACCCCAGTGACTGTAGTCACCCCTGTAGTTACCTTCCTCGTCGTAGCGTAAAGGATCGGTATAATCATCGTAGCTGAAGGGGTTGGAGAAGTCGATGTCATCGAAACCTATACCGTCGGAATCGTAatcgaaatcgaaatcgaaatcTTCACTTCAAAAGTACTGTGGATAACTTCCTATGTTCATGTGAGGACCAACCTCTGCTACTTCTTTGTTCTTCTGCTTCGCTTGGGGGTTGCTGCTTGAGACCATATGGCTTTgatcttccttccctttctccttccctttgttGCATGTTTCTCCCATTTTGGAGAGGTTCCTTCTACTTCTACTACCACCCATTGGGTCTACGAAGTTTGGAGTGGAATTGGCAGAAATGCTTTCGCGGTTTTTCCAGACCTAAACAGTAGAAAACAGTGGATAACGAAATGTGAAGGACTAAAGGAACATTGCGTGGAGTCCAAGAAAATATGGTTACTTGGCTCCTgtccagggagctcagcgcccAAGCACGCCtaggggcatccaagggtttgCCTGTGCTGCACATATCTCGGTATATACCTATGGATGTGTGCAGCATaacccaacggctggatgctcTTTGGAGAGAAGCTCAATCCACTTATGTACCAGACAACTTTGGATCGGGCTCTTCTCCTTAGAAGGCATCACCCAAAGAGTGCCCAATGAaacatccaatggttgggttgtgccacacacatcccgatGTGTGTCCCAAAAGTTTTTCATAGCCACACATGTGGAAGAATCCCCTTTAGTGGACAAAATATACAAATTCTTCTCCCACCAAGATTGATGgaattcaaaatattaaaaaaaaaatggtaagaaATCAACATTTGATTTGGATAGTCGGTGCAATAGTAAAGGTTGTTCTATTGTGACCAAATAAtcacgggttcgagtttggaaacagtctctttgcaaaagcaggggtaaggttacatacattatgaccctctcaaGACCCCGCAGTGGCTCGTACCCCTTTTTAGGGGAAAGAACTCTCTCCT includes these proteins:
- the LOC122642034 gene encoding F-box protein At3g07870-like, which encodes MAILQKEEDEQIEKPMDIGVMSKLPSEVAFDILSRLPIKTLARCRSVCKDMRRITHIRHFIKMHHNRATQGDIPPSLLLHGRYCIDAPLYLLQHDTPDDTLDGRAVFANPLFSSPKKEFDVVGSCNGLLCLSDPMYYGPRFVCNPVTGEYISLPKPDKRTDIDIVFGFGYDEVANEFKVVRMLFHSVDLGCGSGTSTFKLEGEVYSLSLGKWRHIGDVPYALRGKSSPAFVNGALHWMTDEYRELIVSFDLGKEEFRVVPPPPDFILGGRSDRMNLGVLGEHLCLFDYSIDRRLEIWVMKEYGIKWSWTKEYVISSKDSGRDSSHFKPLRLMKNGELLMSYKGECLVFYDPVKKKFRDIRIRGLPPCFEAITHVGSLLPLRNAVGLAKRDEFNFSFSKWCSELFPIPAHESIEYGDKNQDGENEEDCQFFKKPEGRDRLHREGASNADKMIENFGALLCLFGKGMDTCSRESR